The proteins below are encoded in one region of Nilaparvata lugens isolate BPH chromosome X, ASM1435652v1, whole genome shotgun sequence:
- the LOC120354837 gene encoding LOW QUALITY PROTEIN: small ubiquitin-related modifier 3-like (The sequence of the model RefSeq protein was modified relative to this genomic sequence to represent the inferred CDS: inserted 1 base in 1 codon), producing the protein MTENKKAGESEHINLKVLGQDNNIVQFKIKKRTPLRKLMKAYCNRSGLATAAVRFRFXGQPIYEAYTPLTLETKEGDTIEVYQQQTGGGPV; encoded by the exons ATGACTGAAAACAAGAAAGCGGGAGAGAGCGAACACATTAACCTCAAAGTCTTGGGTCAAGACAACAATATAGTACAATTCAAAATCAAGAAGCGCACCCCACTCAGGAAGTTGATGAAAGCATATTGCAACCGATCAGGTCTGGCGACTGCGGCGGTACGTTTCCGAT ACGGTCAGCCGATCTATGAGGCATACACTCCACTCACACTCGAGACCAAGGAAGGCGACACTATCGAAGTGTACCAACAGCAGACCGGTGGTGGCCCCGTCTGA